A window from Leptospira meyeri encodes these proteins:
- a CDS encoding DUF4180 domain-containing protein, protein MNVRKINKNNIDIAVVDSNETLITDGSSALDLFATIQYDSGCDRFILKLSHFAEDFFDLKTGLAGIILQKIINYRMKLAIIGDFSIYSSKSLNDFIYEMNSGKDVFFLNSEEEGILRLSKV, encoded by the coding sequence ATGAATGTTCGTAAAATTAACAAAAATAATATAGATATCGCAGTAGTCGACTCAAACGAAACTCTGATCACAGACGGATCCTCTGCTCTGGATTTGTTTGCAACAATTCAATACGATTCTGGATGTGATCGTTTTATATTGAAACTATCTCATTTTGCGGAAGACTTCTTTGATTTAAAAACGGGACTTGCTGGAATCATATTACAAAAAATAATCAACTACCGGATGAAACTAGCAATCATCGGCGATTTTTCTATTTATTCCAGCAAAAGTCTAAATGATTTTATCTACGAAATGAACTCAGGGAAAGATGTTTTTTTTCTAAATTCAGAAGAAGAAGGAATTCTTCGTCTGAGTAAAGTTTAA
- a CDS encoding ArsR/SmtB family transcription factor, with product MQTLDATFSALADPTRRAILMRLAKGDLTVMELAKPFNMSQPAVSKHLKVLEEAGLVSTTIRAQERPRRLETAPLKTAIDWIEKYRQMWETRYRVLDGLLIELQSIQTKGDKKNGHK from the coding sequence ATGCAAACTCTCGATGCCACATTCTCAGCCCTTGCAGACCCCACTCGAAGGGCGATTCTAATGCGCCTTGCAAAAGGTGACTTAACCGTTATGGAGTTGGCCAAACCTTTCAACATGAGCCAACCCGCCGTTTCTAAACACTTGAAAGTATTGGAAGAAGCAGGACTTGTTTCCACAACGATTCGTGCACAAGAAAGACCTCGTCGATTGGAAACAGCCCCACTCAAAACCGCCATCGACTGGATCGAAAAATACCGTCAGATGTGGGAAACACGTTATCGGGTATTAGATGGACTACTTATAGAATTACAAAGCATACAAACCAAAGGAGACAAAAAAAATGGACACAAATAA
- a CDS encoding SRPBCC family protein: MDTNKNEVKMKLRGETEVVFTRYFAAPRELVFDCHTKPELMKRWLIGPEGMVLDTCEQDLKVGGKYLYLYADQKGNKSGVYGTFREVIVPEKLANTENYIFDLSAFDPNAPEDPNATFESRTFTTEGNRTLMTHVCKYASPEVCKMMVESGAADGMAECYLELDKLLTQIN; this comes from the coding sequence ATGGACACAAATAAAAATGAAGTGAAGATGAAACTTCGAGGCGAAACAGAAGTTGTGTTTACCCGTTACTTCGCTGCACCAAGGGAATTGGTTTTCGATTGTCATACCAAACCTGAGTTAATGAAAAGATGGCTGATTGGTCCTGAAGGTATGGTCCTTGATACTTGCGAACAAGATCTAAAAGTAGGTGGCAAATACCTCTATCTCTATGCAGACCAAAAAGGAAACAAATCCGGTGTATATGGAACATTTCGGGAAGTGATTGTTCCTGAAAAATTAGCCAATACCGAAAATTACATTTTTGACTTGTCGGCATTTGATCCAAATGCCCCCGAAGATCCGAACGCTACTTTCGAATCACGTACTTTTACTACGGAAGGTAATAGGACACTCATGACACATGTTTGTAAATATGCTTCACCTGAAGTGTGTAAGATGATGGTGGAATCTGGCGCAGCCGATGGAATGGCAGAGTGTTATTTGGAGTTGGATAAGTTGTTAACTCAGATCAACTAA
- a CDS encoding adenylate/guanylate cyclase domain-containing protein, with translation MKNSEKILDLLGLETLPTTLVAFFDSSEPSDFFRINLKNLSEVTGVPFQDLLTIFLKLVDLGIFNLSWEYHCTHCNGIPGFKHNFSELKSEGECALCEVSFRNTLDKNIEVTFTAHASFIEIPEVVFSEAKESMMAAVREKRLKMPDQFVSGLECLNNETFRELFGEQVLSVQESLAVETVSFLFTDIKGSTQMYSDLGDAKSYDIVREHFKILFAAIARNNGIVVKTIGDAVMGSFLKPIDSLNAALEAHREFASKQLSQVGYLKIKMGIHSGSAIVVNLNRSVDYFGNSVNLAARVQGSVEDHEISFTKRILEDNSVHSFLKSKRAHLRRRSENFKGINGAVDVYTLSADTIVSWTT, from the coding sequence ATGAAAAATTCTGAAAAAATTTTAGATCTTCTTGGTTTGGAAACTTTGCCAACGACACTTGTCGCTTTTTTTGATAGTTCAGAACCAAGCGATTTTTTTAGGATTAACTTGAAAAACTTATCAGAAGTAACAGGTGTCCCATTCCAAGATTTACTCACTATTTTTTTGAAACTTGTTGATCTGGGTATATTTAATTTGTCATGGGAATACCATTGTACACATTGTAACGGGATTCCTGGCTTTAAACATAATTTTAGCGAATTAAAATCAGAAGGGGAATGTGCCCTTTGTGAAGTATCTTTTCGCAATACCCTCGACAAAAACATTGAAGTGACTTTTACTGCTCACGCTTCCTTTATCGAAATACCTGAAGTCGTTTTTTCAGAAGCCAAAGAAAGTATGATGGCAGCAGTTCGTGAAAAACGATTAAAAATGCCTGACCAATTTGTTTCAGGACTCGAATGTTTGAATAATGAAACTTTTCGGGAACTTTTTGGTGAACAAGTACTTTCTGTCCAAGAAAGCCTAGCCGTCGAAACGGTATCCTTTCTTTTCACAGATATCAAAGGATCGACACAAATGTATTCAGATTTGGGAGATGCTAAGTCTTATGATATCGTAAGGGAGCACTTCAAAATTTTGTTCGCAGCGATTGCGCGTAATAACGGAATCGTTGTGAAAACCATTGGTGATGCTGTTATGGGTAGTTTCTTAAAACCAATCGATTCACTCAATGCTGCCTTAGAAGCACATCGTGAATTTGCATCTAAACAATTAAGCCAAGTTGGATATTTAAAAATTAAAATGGGAATCCACTCGGGAAGTGCGATTGTTGTGAACCTCAATCGATCTGTCGATTACTTTGGTAATTCAGTAAATTTGGCGGCAAGAGTACAGGGATCGGTAGAAGACCACGAAATTAGTTTTACGAAACGTATCTTAGAAGACAACTCTGTACATTCTTTTTTGAAATCAAAACGCGCGCATCTTAGGCGGCGTTCGGAAAATTTCAAAGGAATCAATGGAGCAGTAGATGTTTACACACTTTCGGCTGACACCATTGTTTCTTGGACAACGTAG
- a CDS encoding SDR family NAD(P)-dependent oxidoreductase — MKTSKERIALVTGANRGIGKQVSIDLAKQGIYVLIGARNPGEAADTLAAVQAVGKGEILPLDVSKEQSISEALDTITGSFGKLDILVNNAGIFADPGSFFDTTSEDLHRTLLVNLYGPLRLIQTFLPMMIQNDFGRIVNVSSGMGQLSDMGGGYPAYRISKTAINALTNVASAEGVGKNIKINSVCPGWVKTDMGGANATRPVEQGAETIVWAATLPDNGPTGKFFRDKKEIGW; from the coding sequence ATGAAAACATCCAAGGAACGCATTGCACTGGTCACAGGGGCCAACCGAGGGATTGGGAAACAAGTCTCCATTGATCTGGCTAAACAAGGAATCTACGTTCTCATCGGTGCAAGAAATCCAGGAGAGGCTGCTGATACCTTAGCAGCAGTTCAGGCCGTTGGCAAAGGGGAAATCCTTCCCCTCGATGTTTCCAAGGAACAAAGTATCAGCGAAGCACTCGATACAATCACAGGCAGTTTTGGTAAATTAGATATCCTTGTAAACAATGCAGGGATATTTGCCGATCCTGGCTCCTTCTTTGATACCACTAGTGAAGACCTACACCGAACTCTCCTCGTAAATTTATACGGTCCCCTTCGTTTGATCCAAACGTTTTTACCAATGATGATCCAAAATGATTTTGGTCGTATTGTGAATGTTAGTTCTGGTATGGGACAACTCTCTGATATGGGTGGCGGGTATCCAGCCTACCGCATTTCTAAAACTGCCATCAATGCCCTCACCAATGTCGCAAGTGCCGAGGGAGTTGGGAAAAATATTAAAATTAATTCGGTATGTCCTGGTTGGGTGAAAACGGATATGGGTGGTGCCAATGCCACAAGGCCAGTGGAACAAGGTGCAGAGACCATTGTTTGGGCTGCCACTCTACCAGACAATGGACCTACGGGGAAATTTTTTCGCGATAAAAAAGAGATTGGTTGGTAG
- a CDS encoding alpha/beta hydrolase, whose product MPRVFLSLQESKFIVKFSICMAKSCSLFHNLRQLSAVFFITVSLVLVSCAGRPNYEPKANLSYANFEVYFQEKLAESKRKNHRPGNEERYISFGKKTPLAFLYIHGFGASRAEGEEVMEKLAKKFKANTYLLRLPGHGTNKEDQRDQNFNNYLDASREALYMMQSQGDRVVVFGSSMGGLLATWLASEYPEEVDGLVLANPFYAPVDGSLNILNYPGGLTFIHLLKGKVRSSSHNNNPKVLPERNNFWYPEQYFSALVGVNDLKNYAAVPAVFRKVTSPALLLYYYKNEKEQDPTASVPKMLEGYANFGLDKTPSPLNRKVVVENGMHVLMSKWVITDKAFIEAQTEKWLTELSKSK is encoded by the coding sequence GTGCCAAGGGTTTTTCTCTCTTTACAAGAAAGCAAATTCATTGTAAAATTTTCCATTTGTATGGCTAAATCGTGTTCTTTATTCCACAACCTTCGACAGCTGTCTGCTGTTTTCTTCATCACCGTTTCCCTCGTCCTAGTTTCCTGTGCGGGTCGTCCCAATTACGAACCAAAAGCAAACTTAAGTTATGCGAACTTTGAAGTTTACTTCCAAGAGAAGTTAGCCGAGAGTAAACGTAAAAACCATAGACCCGGAAACGAAGAACGTTATATCAGTTTTGGTAAAAAAACCCCACTCGCATTTTTATACATTCATGGGTTTGGTGCCTCCCGTGCGGAAGGCGAAGAGGTGATGGAAAAATTGGCTAAAAAATTTAAAGCTAATACTTACCTACTTCGTCTCCCAGGCCATGGAACGAACAAAGAAGACCAAAGAGACCAAAACTTTAACAACTATTTAGATGCATCTCGTGAAGCTTTGTACATGATGCAATCACAAGGGGATCGTGTGGTTGTGTTTGGAAGTTCTATGGGAGGACTGCTTGCCACTTGGCTTGCTTCCGAATATCCGGAAGAAGTGGATGGACTTGTTTTAGCGAATCCATTTTATGCACCTGTGGATGGGAGTTTGAATATACTCAACTATCCTGGTGGACTCACATTCATTCATTTACTCAAAGGAAAAGTCAGATCCTCTTCCCACAATAACAATCCCAAAGTGTTACCAGAGAGAAATAACTTTTGGTATCCGGAACAATATTTTTCGGCCCTTGTGGGTGTGAATGATTTAAAAAACTATGCTGCAGTTCCCGCTGTCTTTCGCAAGGTAACATCTCCCGCCTTACTTTTGTATTACTATAAAAATGAGAAAGAACAAGACCCAACTGCCAGTGTTCCAAAAATGTTAGAAGGTTATGCTAACTTTGGATTAGATAAAACTCCCAGTCCACTCAACCGAAAGGTAGTCGTGGAAAATGGAATGCATGTTCTCATGTCGAAGTGGGTGATCACAGACAAAGCTTTTATCGAAGCTCAAACGGAAAAATGGCTCACAGAACTTTCTAAGTCTAAGTAA
- a CDS encoding acyl-CoA dehydrogenase family protein produces the protein MYSQFTEQQLEIRDLVRNFVKKEIPHEVALHWDEKNQHPTELINKMRSELGINGLVIPEEYGGWGLGAIEQCLAIEELSRGCLGIALGFAYTGLGILPILKGATHEQKLKWLPEIADGKFGVSFCLSEPGAGSDVPGMTTRAEKKGDKWIINGAKQWITGASDAQAFTVFAYTDKNRGTRGVSCFYVPRNAKGLTVGKKEDKLGIRASSTHQVIFEDCEVGEDALVGKENLGFVYALQTLNASRPFVAVMGVGVAQAALDHAARYAREREQFGVKIGTFQAVQHMLADMSIKVETAREITYKAARLSDANDPNLPKYSAIAKAYASECAVQCATDAVQIFGGYGYTKEYPVEKLMRDSKILTIFEGTTQIQKNEIAAYVIKEAASKKD, from the coding sequence ATGTATAGCCAATTCACAGAGCAACAACTTGAAATCAGAGATTTAGTTCGTAACTTCGTAAAAAAAGAAATCCCACATGAAGTCGCATTGCACTGGGATGAGAAAAACCAACACCCAACAGAACTCATCAATAAAATGCGTTCGGAACTTGGAATAAACGGACTTGTCATTCCTGAAGAATACGGTGGATGGGGACTTGGAGCGATCGAGCAGTGTTTAGCCATCGAGGAACTTTCTCGTGGATGCCTTGGAATCGCTCTCGGATTTGCATACACTGGTCTTGGAATCCTTCCAATTCTAAAAGGTGCCACTCACGAACAAAAATTAAAATGGCTTCCAGAAATTGCGGACGGAAAGTTCGGCGTTTCTTTCTGTTTGTCTGAGCCAGGTGCTGGTTCTGACGTTCCTGGTATGACCACTCGCGCTGAGAAAAAAGGCGACAAATGGATCATCAACGGTGCAAAACAATGGATCACTGGTGCATCTGATGCACAAGCTTTTACTGTATTTGCTTATACTGATAAAAATCGCGGAACACGTGGAGTTTCTTGTTTCTACGTTCCACGTAACGCAAAAGGTCTTACTGTTGGTAAAAAAGAAGACAAACTTGGAATCCGAGCGTCTTCCACTCACCAAGTGATTTTTGAAGATTGTGAAGTCGGTGAAGACGCACTCGTAGGAAAAGAAAACCTAGGTTTCGTTTATGCTCTTCAAACTTTAAATGCATCTCGTCCGTTCGTAGCGGTTATGGGTGTGGGTGTAGCACAAGCCGCTCTTGACCACGCAGCTCGTTACGCTCGTGAGAGAGAACAGTTCGGTGTTAAAATCGGAACTTTCCAAGCAGTGCAACACATGTTAGCTGATATGTCGATCAAAGTAGAAACTGCAAGAGAAATCACTTACAAAGCAGCTCGTCTTTCTGATGCAAACGATCCTAACCTTCCAAAATACTCTGCAATTGCAAAAGCATATGCTTCTGAATGTGCGGTTCAGTGTGCTACTGACGCAGTTCAAATTTTTGGTGGATACGGATATACAAAAGAGTATCCTGTTGAGAAGTTAATGAGAGATTCCAAAATCCTCACCATCTTCGAAGGAACTACACAAATCCAAAAGAACGAAATTGCAGCTTACGTAATCAAAGAAGCAGCTTCTAAAAAAGACTAA
- a CDS encoding YHYH protein, which yields MRIFVPMFFPMFKKTLSLAFVFIVSMNCAGEKKDTDLTSLALLSLLGSSSGYTGTCTTTFGAGVPTWIQTSFTCVTVSVSGSNYVFKFNSLPTYKSIYWGSSSAGYESTMYVNSGQANAKNPNLIKSQNHTLTVPIDNQNTTATTSSFGMIGVSTNGIAIYNDQAAPGDSLSTEYYTFDSSQGHPTSTGAYHYHVEPPKISNNDSNLVGIAQDGYLIFGKKHNAITTGLTTGFTLGGANSSTKCTDAGASNVVPTSWAGATNYNTTKTTNTGYHYHVNNGTEVNGILLSGKLIGAGGSAN from the coding sequence ATGCGAATTTTTGTTCCTATGTTTTTCCCTATGTTTAAAAAAACATTATCTTTAGCGTTTGTTTTCATTGTATCTATGAATTGTGCCGGTGAGAAAAAAGACACTGATCTAACTTCCTTAGCACTACTTAGTCTTCTCGGTAGTTCCTCTGGTTATACGGGAACTTGTACAACCACTTTTGGTGCAGGAGTTCCTACTTGGATTCAAACAAGTTTCACATGTGTGACAGTGTCTGTCAGCGGATCTAATTATGTTTTTAAGTTTAACTCGCTACCAACATACAAAAGTATCTATTGGGGTTCTTCCAGTGCAGGTTACGAATCTACTATGTATGTAAACTCCGGTCAGGCAAATGCAAAAAATCCCAATTTAATTAAATCACAAAATCATACCTTAACCGTTCCAATTGATAATCAAAATACAACGGCAACAACCTCCAGTTTTGGTATGATCGGAGTATCTACTAATGGAATTGCCATTTACAATGACCAAGCAGCTCCAGGAGACTCTCTTTCTACTGAGTATTATACGTTTGATTCCTCACAAGGACATCCTACCAGTACAGGTGCTTATCATTATCATGTGGAACCACCAAAAATTTCTAACAACGATAGTAACTTAGTTGGGATAGCCCAAGACGGGTATTTGATTTTTGGGAAAAAACATAATGCGATAACGACAGGTCTGACCACAGGATTTACGTTAGGTGGTGCTAATAGCAGCACAAAATGTACTGATGCAGGTGCTAGTAATGTTGTGCCAACCTCATGGGCAGGAGCAACCAATTACAATACAACCAAAACGACAAACACGGGTTATCATTATCACGTTAATAATGGGACAGAGGTAAATGGAATCTTACTTTCTGGTAAACTCATCGGAGCAGGTGGATCTGCAAACTAA